The Pedosphaera parvula Ellin514 sequence GGCACGTTCCTCGTCCGGCACACCGACGCAATAAAACACTTCCAAGTCTTTGATCGTAATCTTTGACATACTTAATTTACCGGCTTCAGTTCTGATTTCGCGACGGCTTCAAGCAGAATGCGCGTGGGCTGATTGATGCTCATTTTCAACGCATTCGCCACGGAAAGCCACTTAAACTCCCGCGCTTCGTCGTTGAGCTTCACTTCTCTGTTTCCCACGGCGAGCGCCGTGTAATTAAGCAAAACGAAATGCGCATCGCGATAAAATTCCTTCGAATGAATGCAATCCTGCACCAGCACAAACTTGATGTCGGTAATGTCGAGATTGGTTTCTTCCATGATCTCTCGACGTAACGCAGTGAATGAGTCCTCACCCCATTTTATTTTTCCGCCGGGAATGCCCCAGAGGTTGGACCATTTATGAGTGCGGACCATCAATACATCCCCAACATCGTTGAAGATAAGAGCACCGACCGTAACTACCGGCATCTTCTCCGTCTCCTGATCTGCACCGGGGCGAAGTTCCATCCCATTTGATTCCAAAATATTTTGCAGTTCACCAAGATGCTCAACGATGAGATCAGGATGGCTGGCGCGGAGTTGTTGCAAACCGTTATAGCCCGTTAACACCGCGCAGGAATGAATGCCGCCGTGTTTCGCCGTATCGATGTCATGTTGCATGTCGCCGATGAACAAAGTTTCATCGGGGTTCACCTGGTTTTCTTCCAGGACGGAATGAATCTTTTCCCGTTTATCAATGATGCCGACATAGGGGCGATCCAGAAATTCGGCGAAGCCGGTGGTGCCAGCTTGCACGGCGAAATGATCTGAGTGGACAGTGCTCAGGAGAAAGGTGCGAACGCCTTTTTGGCGGCAATACTTTAGAAATGCACGTGCATGGGGCAGTTCGACAACGGAATCCTGCACCTGCTTGAAGCGCCCATGAAACCAGACCTCCAATTGAGGCATCGAGACGTGCGGCACATAACGTTCGTAAAACTTGGTGAAAGGCAGGCAGAACTCCGCGCGGAACGTTTCCAGGCTCATCTCTTCGCGCTCGGCCTGGATCAGGACGTGATTGGTCGCCTTCCAAACGGCTGGAAGATCATCCACCAACGTGCCCGACCAATCAAAAATGATGTTTCGAATCACGCAAGAAGTGTAACTGTGATTTGATTTGAGGCAACCTTTGGCTCACAGCCATCAGAAAGGAAATTCAAAGTGTTACACTATTTTCCGATGATTTCCAGACCGATACCGCAAAGGCATCGTTCCTCGCGCAATCCGTATGCGGACAAAGAAATACCAGATAATGGCCAGGGGAAAAAACAGTACACAGGTTACAAACAGACCTACCGGCCCATATGAAAGCCATGTGTCATAACGGCGAAGATCGATATGCGTCGAATCAAAAGCCGCAATGCCTGCCGTACTGATTGCCAGAGCTCCGTAATACAGCGTGTTAAAAAAATCGCCTCCCAGAAAAGCTGCGCTGACATAGAGAATACCAATAAGGCAAATGGCAAACCATGCTTTGGCGGAAAGTTTAAATTTCTGGTTCTTCTTTTCCATTACGCACTTGAAACTAAGTCGAGCAAAGAAAGTTGTCCAGCACATCAGCTCAGAGGCGATACTGGCTCGGCGGCCAGAAGATTCGCATCACGGAAAAGGATCCAGTTGCCGTCGGGATTTTTCCGCATAATAGAGAGAACGAAGCCGGATCGCTGCACGGGTGAACCTTCCTGCCTTGGAGTCATGGTGACGGAAAGATGATTCCAGCAGTAAGCCATTTCACCGGAGATTTGTATCTCCTGAAT is a genomic window containing:
- a CDS encoding NUDIX domain-containing protein — protein: MIRNIIFDWSGTLVDDLPAVWKATNHVLIQAEREEMSLETFRAEFCLPFTKFYERYVPHVSMPQLEVWFHGRFKQVQDSVVELPHARAFLKYCRQKGVRTFLLSTVHSDHFAVQAGTTGFAEFLDRPYVGIIDKREKIHSVLEENQVNPDETLFIGDMQHDIDTAKHGGIHSCAVLTGYNGLQQLRASHPDLIVEHLGELQNILESNGMELRPGADQETEKMPVVTVGALIFNDVGDVLMVRTHKWSNLWGIPGGKIKWGEDSFTALRREIMEETNLDITDIKFVLVQDCIHSKEFYRDAHFVLLNYTALAVGNREVKLNDEAREFKWLSVANALKMSINQPTRILLEAVAKSELKPVN